A window of the Cystobacter fuscus genome harbors these coding sequences:
- a CDS encoding response regulator, translating into MASPVVLISDDEPLVVSALAREARRTGLTSVADTTSRHVMELARRHRPAVIILDIHQHEDGRDLLAQLKQDPQTRDCKVIILSGVEDQFTRHVCFELGADAYEVKPFDHTFMTRVARMAGLKSLSPGGLCSGA; encoded by the coding sequence ATGGCTTCTCCGGTTGTCCTCATTTCCGACGACGAGCCGCTCGTCGTGTCCGCGCTCGCCCGGGAGGCCCGGCGCACGGGCCTCACTTCCGTGGCGGACACCACCTCCCGGCATGTGATGGAGCTGGCCCGGCGGCACCGCCCCGCGGTCATCATCCTGGACATCCACCAGCACGAGGATGGAAGGGACCTGCTCGCCCAGCTCAAGCAGGACCCCCAGACGCGGGACTGCAAGGTCATCATCCTCAGTGGCGTGGAGGACCAGTTCACCCGCCACGTGTGCTTCGAGCTGGGCGCGGACGCCTACGAGGTGAAGCCCTTCGATCACACCTTCATGACCCGGGTGGCGAGGATGGCGGGCTTGAAGAGCCTCTCACCCGGAGGCCTGTGCTCAGGAGCGTAG
- the rpe gene encoding ribulose-phosphate 3-epimerase — MTRRVLVSPSLLSSDFGRLAEEVRAVEAAGADWIHVDVMDGRFVPNITLGPVIVQAIKKAATRPLDVHLMIVEPEKYIEAFAKAGADILTVHVEACTHLHRVLQQIRHAGARPAVVLNPATPLSAVEEVLGEVDMVLLMSVNPGFGGQGFIPHTVDKVRRLRAMLEARGLHTHIQVDGGINSETARLVVAAGADVLVAGSYVFGAKDYAAAIHSLRS, encoded by the coding sequence ATGACCCGCCGTGTGCTCGTGTCGCCCTCGCTGCTATCCTCGGATTTTGGCCGCCTGGCGGAGGAGGTTCGCGCGGTGGAAGCCGCGGGCGCGGATTGGATCCACGTGGACGTGATGGACGGGCGCTTCGTGCCCAACATCACCCTGGGGCCGGTCATCGTGCAGGCGATCAAGAAGGCGGCGACCCGGCCGCTCGACGTGCACCTGATGATCGTCGAGCCGGAGAAGTACATCGAGGCGTTCGCCAAGGCGGGGGCGGACATCCTCACGGTGCACGTGGAGGCGTGCACGCACCTGCACCGGGTGTTGCAGCAGATCCGCCACGCGGGGGCCCGGCCGGCGGTGGTGCTCAACCCGGCCACGCCGCTGTCGGCGGTGGAGGAGGTGCTGGGCGAGGTGGATATGGTGCTGCTGATGAGCGTGAACCCGGGCTTCGGGGGCCAGGGCTTCATTCCCCATACGGTGGACAAGGTGCGCCGGTTGCGCGCGATGCTCGAGGCGCGCGGGCTGCACACGCACATCCAGGTGGATGGGGGAATCAACTCGGAGACGGCCCGCCTGGTGGTGGCGGCCGGGGCGGACGTGCTGGTGGCGGGCTCGTACGTGTTCGGCGCGAAGGACTACGCCGCCGCCATCCACTCCCTACGCTCCTGA
- a CDS encoding GAF and HD-GYP domain-containing protein, with translation MLPQTQPSEPVDLNRRLKKLTSILDVTKAMSAERDLDLLLPLILYEASKVVEADRCSLFVLDRERNQLWSKVAQGSKSEIRLPMGSGIAGRVAETGEVINLPDAYADERFNRTFDSISGYRTQSVLCVPMRDANGEVTGVIQALNKLSGGAFDSEDEELLLALGAQAAGAIENALLHEEINSLFEGFVSASVVAIESRDPTTAGHSGRVANLTVSLARALEHVHTGPYAHTRFSATELQEVRYASLLHDFGKVGVREPVLVKAEKLYPHELEGLRARFQLARKDLQLQSYRRRIAAVKLRGTQHLAEIEAEEEARLAQESKQLDEVLEFVLTCNRPSVLAQGNFERLHELKLLRFQDGFDQNQPLLLEREIQSLSILKGTLSEAERLEIESHVEHTYRFLSQIPWTRTLRRVPEIAYAHHEKLNGTGYPRAIPDAGIPVQSRMMAIADIYDALTASDRPYKKAVPHPLALDILQREVKSGQLDAELFRIFVEAEVPQRVQQPQPG, from the coding sequence GTGCTTCCACAGACCCAGCCATCCGAGCCCGTCGATCTCAACCGGCGCCTCAAGAAGCTCACGTCCATCCTGGACGTCACCAAGGCGATGAGCGCCGAGCGGGACCTGGATCTGCTGCTCCCCCTCATCCTCTACGAGGCCAGCAAGGTGGTGGAGGCGGATCGCTGCTCGCTCTTCGTGCTGGACCGAGAGCGCAACCAGCTCTGGAGCAAGGTGGCCCAGGGCTCCAAGAGCGAAATCCGCCTCCCCATGGGCAGCGGCATCGCCGGGCGGGTGGCGGAGACGGGCGAGGTCATCAACCTGCCGGACGCCTACGCCGACGAGCGCTTCAACCGCACCTTCGACAGCATCAGCGGCTACCGCACCCAGAGCGTGCTGTGCGTGCCCATGCGCGACGCCAACGGCGAGGTCACCGGCGTCATCCAGGCCCTCAACAAGCTGAGCGGCGGCGCCTTCGACTCCGAGGACGAGGAGCTGCTGCTCGCGCTCGGCGCCCAGGCGGCCGGCGCCATCGAGAACGCCCTGCTCCACGAGGAGATCAACAGCCTCTTCGAGGGCTTCGTCTCCGCCTCCGTGGTGGCCATCGAGTCGAGGGATCCCACCACCGCGGGCCACTCGGGCCGCGTGGCCAACCTCACCGTCTCCCTGGCGCGCGCGCTCGAGCACGTGCACACCGGGCCCTACGCCCACACGCGCTTCAGCGCCACCGAGCTGCAGGAGGTGCGCTACGCCTCGCTCCTGCACGACTTCGGCAAGGTGGGCGTGCGCGAGCCGGTGCTCGTCAAGGCCGAGAAGCTCTACCCCCACGAGCTGGAGGGGCTGCGCGCCCGCTTCCAGCTCGCGCGCAAGGACCTGCAGCTCCAGAGCTACCGCCGGCGCATCGCCGCCGTGAAGCTGCGCGGCACCCAGCACCTGGCGGAGATCGAAGCCGAGGAGGAGGCGCGGCTCGCCCAGGAGTCCAAGCAACTGGACGAGGTGCTCGAGTTCGTCCTCACCTGCAACCGGCCCAGCGTGCTCGCCCAGGGCAACTTCGAGCGGCTGCACGAGCTCAAGCTGCTGCGCTTCCAGGACGGGTTCGACCAGAATCAGCCCCTGCTGCTCGAGCGGGAGATCCAGTCGCTCTCCATCCTCAAGGGCACGCTCTCCGAGGCGGAGCGCCTGGAGATCGAGAGCCACGTGGAGCACACCTACCGCTTCCTGTCGCAGATTCCCTGGACGCGCACCCTGCGGCGCGTGCCGGAGATCGCCTACGCGCACCACGAGAAGCTCAACGGGACGGGCTACCCGCGCGCCATCCCCGACGCCGGCATCCCCGTGCAGTCGCGGATGATGGCCATCGCGGACATCTACGACGCGCTCACCGCCAGCGATCGTCCCTACAAGAAGGCCGTGCCGCACCCGCTCGCGCTCGACATCCTCCAGCGCGAGGTGAAGAGCGGACAGCTCGACGCCGAGCTGTTCCGCATCTTCGTCGAGGCCGAGGTGCCCCAGCGCGTCCAGCAGCCCCAGCCCGGGTAA
- the pyk gene encoding pyruvate kinase, which yields MRRAKIVCTLGPASQSQEMLEALIEAGMDVARLNFSHGSHEQHAENIAKLRAASLKCRKAVGILGDLQGPKIRTGRFITGSTELKPGGEFHITTDETVKGTDEIVSTTYPHLAADVNPGDRILLDDGLLELRVIETDKKQLIRTKVIHGGTLKNNKGINLPGVAVRADALTPKDREDLVFGIKEGVDFIALSFVRQPADIDMARAAMAQIGQSVPIIAKLEKPEAIARLDAILDKTDGVMVARGDLGVEIPPEEVPSVQKDIVRRCNSRGLPVIVATQMLNSMIDNPRPTRAEASDVANAVFDGADAVMLSGETASGKFPIESVQMMDRIVLAAESTIRAQDLLRAPTSPVGLPTHFPDVIAASACQAAKQAGASLIAAFTLSGVTARLLAHYRPPVPIVAFSPNQEVRRRLALLWGVVPRVLEPIQETEAMVRRVEEELVARGLARKGDRVVIVYGAPVGQPGKINSLRLHVIGG from the coding sequence ATGCGACGCGCGAAGATTGTTTGTACCCTGGGCCCTGCGAGTCAGAGCCAGGAGATGCTCGAGGCCTTGATCGAAGCCGGAATGGATGTGGCCCGGCTCAACTTCTCCCACGGCAGCCACGAGCAGCATGCCGAGAACATCGCCAAGCTCCGGGCGGCCTCGCTCAAGTGCCGCAAGGCGGTGGGCATCCTGGGAGACCTCCAGGGCCCGAAGATCCGCACCGGCCGCTTCATCACCGGCAGCACCGAGCTGAAGCCCGGCGGTGAGTTCCACATCACCACGGACGAGACCGTGAAGGGCACGGATGAAATCGTGTCCACCACCTACCCGCACCTGGCCGCGGACGTGAACCCGGGCGACCGCATCCTCCTGGATGACGGCCTCCTGGAGCTGCGCGTCATCGAGACGGACAAGAAGCAGCTCATCCGCACCAAGGTCATCCACGGCGGAACGCTCAAGAACAACAAGGGCATCAACCTGCCGGGCGTGGCGGTGCGCGCGGATGCGCTCACGCCCAAGGACCGCGAGGACCTGGTGTTCGGCATCAAGGAGGGCGTGGACTTCATCGCCCTGTCCTTCGTGCGCCAGCCGGCGGACATCGACATGGCGCGCGCGGCGATGGCGCAGATCGGCCAGTCGGTGCCCATCATCGCCAAGCTGGAGAAGCCCGAGGCCATTGCCCGCCTGGACGCCATCCTGGACAAGACGGACGGGGTGATGGTGGCGCGTGGCGATCTCGGCGTGGAGATTCCGCCCGAGGAGGTGCCCTCGGTGCAGAAGGACATCGTGCGGCGCTGCAACTCGCGCGGCCTGCCGGTCATCGTGGCCACGCAGATGCTCAACTCGATGATCGACAACCCGCGGCCCACGCGCGCCGAGGCCAGCGACGTCGCCAACGCCGTCTTCGACGGGGCGGACGCGGTGATGCTCTCGGGCGAGACGGCCAGCGGCAAGTTCCCCATCGAGTCCGTGCAGATGATGGACCGCATCGTGCTCGCGGCCGAGTCCACCATCCGTGCGCAGGACTTGCTGCGCGCGCCCACCTCGCCCGTGGGGCTGCCCACGCACTTCCCGGACGTGATCGCCGCGAGCGCGTGCCAGGCGGCCAAGCAGGCCGGCGCCTCGCTCATCGCGGCCTTCACGCTGTCGGGTGTGACGGCGCGCCTGCTGGCGCACTACCGGCCCCCGGTGCCCATCGTGGCCTTCAGCCCCAACCAGGAAGTGCGCCGCCGGCTGGCGCTGCTCTGGGGCGTGGTGCCGCGCGTGCTCGAGCCCATCCAGGAGACGGAGGCGATGGTGCGCCGGGTGGAGGAGGAGCTCGTCGCCCGGGGCCTCGCGCGCAAGGGTGACCGCGTCGTCATCGTCTACGGCGCGCCCGTGGGCCAGCCCGGGAAGATCAACAGCCTCCGGCTGCACGTCATCGGGGGCTGA